A single region of the Pseudomonas sp. GGS8 genome encodes:
- a CDS encoding site-specific integrase, which translates to MSQAFRYQPDEAELWESIPKSVISREGHVVDTSGLQWHMPTTSGRYATLKFQRIHNLRFRYALMRYCVYVMRTSSAGYAYTTWVDCHRFLLLPYPEFNREEIADFEVELVSYFERMIATTRQDHKLYQVSRAKSWYLWGCQYLSEVGFNAEYGSVLEALKIPGGPKGEAVKNEDVDAGPLHRIYELQPLYNALHTTTCADVAECEQRAALALFIAHGRNPANLSWLRESDLINVGPGLDEPCWVIRYPRIKKRLLSPRDDFVEVQLPTEFAPYIQDLIAANRDIEPFDWMGVDSEGFDRPLFFNHNVNTAAAASGQRDAYFNYESGYFATLLQNFVLRHRIVSPLTKVLIHLSPRRLRYTLATSLVKDGATQRQLAQILDHTDLQHVQVYFDLAGNIVELLDKALIGPYSQILRFFKGDFIAPGQKAVNEGDIGKHIPFVYIETAPYIDLGVCGKHSLCSLHPPYSCYKCPKFQAYLEADHQAVLEYLINEREEKFQSADKRIASQLDEIIFAVAQVVEKCKEVKAGAT; encoded by the coding sequence ATGAGTCAAGCGTTTAGGTATCAGCCTGATGAAGCTGAACTGTGGGAGTCCATTCCTAAATCTGTTATAAGCAGAGAAGGGCATGTAGTTGACACGAGTGGTTTGCAGTGGCACATGCCAACGACCAGTGGCAGATACGCTACTCTTAAGTTTCAGCGCATACATAATTTGAGATTTCGGTATGCGCTGATGCGTTACTGTGTGTATGTGATGAGAACCTCGTCGGCGGGCTATGCTTACACCACTTGGGTAGATTGTCATAGGTTTCTTCTTTTGCCCTATCCTGAGTTTAATCGGGAAGAAATTGCCGATTTTGAGGTGGAGCTGGTTAGTTATTTCGAGCGAATGATAGCAACGACGAGACAAGACCATAAGCTATATCAAGTCTCGCGTGCTAAGTCGTGGTATCTCTGGGGGTGTCAGTACCTAAGTGAGGTAGGCTTCAATGCCGAATATGGCAGCGTGTTGGAAGCTCTCAAAATACCCGGAGGTCCCAAGGGTGAGGCGGTTAAAAACGAAGACGTAGATGCCGGTCCACTGCATCGTATCTATGAGTTACAGCCACTCTACAATGCTCTTCACACTACGACTTGTGCCGATGTCGCAGAGTGCGAGCAGCGAGCTGCGCTGGCATTGTTCATTGCTCACGGTAGAAACCCGGCGAACCTGTCGTGGCTGCGAGAAAGCGATCTGATCAACGTAGGCCCAGGACTCGACGAGCCGTGCTGGGTAATAAGATATCCACGAATCAAAAAACGACTGCTGAGCCCTCGGGATGACTTCGTTGAAGTACAACTTCCTACTGAATTTGCGCCTTACATCCAAGACCTAATCGCCGCCAATCGTGATATTGAACCGTTCGATTGGATGGGAGTTGATTCTGAAGGTTTTGACAGGCCGTTATTTTTCAATCACAACGTCAATACGGCGGCTGCCGCGTCAGGCCAGCGCGATGCATATTTCAATTACGAGTCTGGTTACTTTGCAACGCTGCTTCAAAATTTTGTACTAAGACATCGTATAGTCTCGCCTTTGACCAAGGTGTTGATACATCTTAGTCCTAGGCGCCTTCGTTACACGTTGGCAACAAGCTTAGTTAAAGATGGGGCAACGCAGCGGCAGCTTGCCCAGATTCTTGACCATACCGATCTTCAACACGTACAGGTTTATTTTGACCTGGCTGGTAATATCGTAGAGTTACTAGACAAGGCGCTAATTGGTCCTTATTCACAAATTCTCCGTTTCTTCAAGGGTGATTTCATCGCGCCCGGGCAGAAGGCCGTAAATGAAGGAGACATAGGTAAGCATATTCCGTTTGTTTATATTGAGACTGCTCCATACATCGATTTGGGCGTGTGTGGGAAGCACTCCCTTTGCTCCTTACACCCCCCGTATTCGTGCTACAAATGTCCAAAGTTTCAGGCTTACCTTGAAGCCGATCATCAAGCCGTGTTGGAGTATTTGATAAATGAGCGCGAAGAGAAATTTCAGTCCGCTGACAAGCGAATAGCCAGCCAGCTCGACGAAATAATCTTCGCTGTGGCTCAAGTTGTTGAGAAATGCAAAGAAGTTAAAGCGGGAGCGACATAA
- a CDS encoding integrase, translating into MAKVAAFLSRLELDRVANLSLLVEKAQMLGMLGFESIVWDEPKWKFTAGPMTILSAKRSGSPSIYFRHAPNIGEQPMEGDWAAVAKSLFCLRAHRSNQKISNQQMFVTAISYISHCVGGTSRPLSRLMPEDLDSACRLISGDYQESTAYNLHKAINEFAAHCDANQLCNVRFEYKYSGLKRPANAGGVAQKRLDAPENLEQTSGDRLINLEVFELIGLLYQHVPSNHKYRMYILMLVLLACIGRRFSEIATLPLQEVGSDSEGRKYLRFFLMKTSKGDNSHPIDRTWLPTDAVSIVEDVIAELTDITRAARSTAQEMRITGGPDLRWIAPFAEDHRFYIADLDALGFTFNVLRPAGWLTKNGLTFPDPDKLTVQGIRPAKPSRFTTKQALMSYCKSMFDPRLNDPVRIAASGQVYYQEDLFFVRYAGMSSGGVSVCVVAPVTHSMFTTFIRDHLEPLASEYGGSNVKPDFSSHDFRHTINTLLNDGGMSDYVQTKWFGRKYANDTKAYQHTSREKRALIYQEKIREGKIGGAVADNYIQLPVEYKEAYLKAKITGVHELGTGMCTRNLSQSPCPNHLECHAKCSDFSWEKDDDGKKAGVVRAFEIEVVQYENAITKSQSNRPGESHQWLAHSQKKIETLTAMLVDLQMDAEAIKAKALGAQP; encoded by the coding sequence ATGGCAAAGGTAGCAGCGTTCTTAAGTAGGCTTGAGCTAGATCGTGTCGCTAACTTATCGCTTTTGGTGGAAAAGGCGCAGATGCTCGGCATGCTGGGTTTTGAAAGTATTGTCTGGGATGAACCGAAGTGGAAGTTTACAGCCGGCCCCATGACAATACTATCGGCTAAGCGTTCTGGCTCTCCTAGCATCTACTTTCGGCATGCGCCTAATATCGGCGAACAGCCCATGGAAGGCGACTGGGCTGCTGTGGCGAAATCTCTTTTCTGTCTGCGGGCGCATCGGTCAAATCAGAAAATTAGCAACCAGCAAATGTTTGTAACTGCTATAAGTTATATAAGCCACTGCGTAGGCGGAACGAGTCGTCCGTTATCAAGGCTGATGCCAGAAGACTTAGATTCTGCATGTAGGCTAATTTCGGGTGATTACCAAGAGTCAACCGCTTATAACTTACATAAGGCTATAAATGAATTCGCAGCGCATTGCGATGCTAATCAGCTTTGTAATGTTAGGTTTGAATATAAGTACTCAGGACTGAAGCGCCCTGCAAACGCCGGGGGAGTAGCTCAAAAACGATTGGACGCACCTGAAAACCTGGAACAGACCTCCGGGGACCGACTCATCAATCTGGAGGTGTTTGAGCTTATTGGCTTGCTGTACCAACATGTACCGAGCAACCATAAGTACCGGATGTACATCCTGATGCTCGTTTTGTTGGCGTGCATTGGAAGGCGTTTTAGCGAAATCGCTACACTGCCATTGCAAGAGGTCGGCTCTGACTCGGAAGGAAGGAAATATCTACGCTTTTTTTTGATGAAAACAAGCAAAGGCGATAACTCTCATCCCATTGATAGGACATGGCTTCCTACTGATGCCGTTTCGATTGTTGAGGACGTAATCGCTGAGCTAACAGATATTACCCGAGCGGCCAGGTCGACAGCGCAGGAGATGCGGATCACTGGTGGCCCTGATCTACGTTGGATCGCACCTTTTGCTGAAGATCATCGATTCTACATTGCCGACCTTGATGCCTTGGGTTTTACCTTCAATGTCTTACGCCCAGCGGGTTGGCTTACGAAAAATGGCCTCACGTTTCCAGATCCGGATAAGCTGACAGTTCAGGGGATTCGTCCAGCTAAGCCATCTCGCTTCACCACCAAGCAGGCCTTAATGTCCTATTGCAAGAGTATGTTTGACCCACGATTGAATGATCCTGTCCGTATCGCTGCCAGCGGTCAGGTGTATTACCAAGAAGATCTTTTCTTCGTGCGATACGCGGGTATGTCTTCCGGAGGCGTCTCTGTGTGTGTGGTCGCACCAGTCACCCACTCAATGTTCACGACCTTCATACGGGATCATCTTGAGCCGCTTGCGTCCGAGTACGGTGGCAGCAACGTCAAACCCGACTTTTCAAGCCACGATTTTAGACACACCATTAATACTCTCTTGAATGACGGTGGAATGAGCGATTACGTACAAACTAAGTGGTTTGGGCGGAAGTATGCAAATGACACCAAGGCTTATCAGCACACATCCCGTGAAAAGAGAGCATTGATTTATCAAGAAAAAATTCGGGAGGGCAAGATTGGTGGAGCGGTAGCCGATAACTACATCCAACTTCCTGTTGAGTACAAAGAGGCTTATCTCAAGGCTAAGATTACCGGAGTCCATGAGCTTGGGACCGGCATGTGTACGCGTAACCTGTCGCAATCGCCTTGCCCAAATCATCTCGAGTGCCATGCCAAATGTTCGGATTTTTCCTGGGAGAAGGATGACGACGGGAAGAAAGCAGGCGTAGTGCGCGCTTTCGAGATCGAGGTCGTTCAATACGAGAATGCGATAACCAAGTCTCAATCGAATAGGCCGGGCGAGAGCCACCAATGGTTGGCCCATTCGCAGAAGAAAATCGAAACCCTCACCGCCATGCTGGTTGATTTGCAGATGGACGCTGAAGCCATCAAAGCGAAAGCACTTGGAGCACAGCCATGA
- a CDS encoding protein kinase — MSKFGKRMDSGDVKAIVRELDRWALGELGSGLRWKTLEDQFGFTRQALNARLEIKVAFDAAKASLAGGLAAKQKKAAQSADELVLRVEQLERELQTYKDREAKWLLRWQQIAYNIRVRFGAQMSSIDMSGGSREGLPSLRTTESILKHLDSPIPPVGSLDANTD, encoded by the coding sequence ATGAGCAAATTTGGTAAGAGGATGGACTCGGGGGATGTCAAAGCTATCGTAAGGGAATTGGATCGCTGGGCTTTAGGTGAGCTGGGTTCCGGCCTGCGGTGGAAGACGCTTGAAGACCAGTTTGGGTTTACGCGCCAGGCTTTGAATGCTCGTCTTGAAATCAAGGTTGCGTTCGACGCTGCCAAGGCGTCTCTTGCAGGTGGCCTGGCTGCTAAACAGAAAAAAGCAGCGCAGAGCGCTGACGAGCTGGTGCTTCGGGTTGAGCAGCTTGAGAGGGAGCTACAGACCTACAAGGATCGTGAAGCCAAATGGCTGCTGAGATGGCAGCAAATTGCCTACAACATCAGGGTAAGGTTTGGCGCTCAGATGAGCAGCATTGATATGTCTGGCGGCTCGCGAGAGGGGCTTCCAAGTCTGCGTACCACGGAGAGCATCCTTAAGCACCTTGATAGCCCCATTCCTCCAGTGGGGAGCTTGGATGCTAATACCGATTAG
- a CDS encoding helix-turn-helix domain-containing protein — MELKPAFGTALKLIRNRRGMSQEDFSVISSRTYLSSLERGLKCPTIEKVEDLAAFLNVHPLTVLAVAYTIKDSAALETLMHQVKGECEWIFCNRPANTSS, encoded by the coding sequence ATGGAACTGAAGCCTGCGTTCGGAACGGCTCTCAAACTCATACGCAACAGAAGGGGAATGAGCCAGGAAGACTTTAGTGTAATCAGCAGCAGGACCTACCTCAGCTCCCTCGAAAGGGGGCTGAAGTGCCCGACCATTGAAAAAGTCGAAGATCTTGCTGCATTTTTGAATGTTCACCCTCTGACCGTTTTGGCGGTTGCATACACAATCAAAGACTCTGCAGCTTTGGAAACCCTGATGCATCAGGTGAAAGGGGAGTGTGAATGGATTTTTTGTAACCGTCCGGCCAACACATCTTCCTGA
- a CDS encoding NIPSNAP family protein: MTRIIEILMYTLKPGSGLDFHQIMQNVSVPLHLEAGIDVVSYGSSLHDCDSYHLIRSYESESHRQVSQDAFYASAAWKQGPREDIISRIEISTTTVMALAQDVIDAIRASVDLSRAEARSA, from the coding sequence TAAAGCCAGGATCGGGATTGGACTTTCATCAAATAATGCAGAATGTAAGTGTTCCGCTTCACCTAGAAGCAGGCATAGATGTCGTTTCTTATGGCAGCTCATTACATGATTGTGACAGCTATCACCTAATTCGCTCCTATGAAAGCGAGAGCCATCGCCAAGTATCTCAAGATGCTTTTTACGCAAGCGCTGCCTGGAAACAGGGCCCGAGAGAAGACATTATCAGTCGAATTGAAATCAGTACAACGACAGTTATGGCGCTCGCTCAAGACGTAATTGATGCCATCAGAGCTTCCGTAGATCTATCTAGAGCCGAAGCTCGATCCGCGTAA